From the Streptomyces sp. NBC_01216 genome, the window ACCAGACCGTCGTGGAGATGGAGCGGGGCTTCCTCTTCATCATGTCGATCTCGGACGGCTCCTCGCTGGCCGTGCTCTCGCACCCGGAGGCGGACATCGGCCTCGTGGGCTACGAGATGGCGTTGCTCGTGGACCGGGCGGGCAGTGTCCTGACACCTGACCTCCGGGCGGAGCTTCAGGGAAGTCTTCTCAACTAACAAACAGACAGTGCGTTTCGCGCCACCGCCCCGTAAGGTGCGGTGGCGCGGTTCCACAGGGACATGGACCGCGAGCAGTCGGAGGAGGAGACGTGGGAACACCCCCGGGCAATAGCCCGTTCAATGGTTTTGGTGCTCAGCAGCCGCACGGTAACCCCGGGCACAACCACTTCAACTTTCCCTCCACGCCCAGCAGACAGGGTGCACAGCAGCCCTATCGGCAGTCGCAGTCCCAGCAGTCGCCCGTGGGCGCGCCCGGCTCTTCCCGGGGCGGCGGCACCAGCGGGTCGGGCGCACACAACCCGCTGGTGCGCCCGTACGCGATGACCGGCGGCCGGACCCGGCCGCGTTACCAGCTCGCCATCGAGGCGCTGGTCAGCACGACGGCCGACCCGTCCAGGCTGCAGGGGCAGTTGCCCGAGCACCAGCGGATCTGCCGGTTGTGCTTCGAGATCAAGTCGGTCGCAGAGATCTCGGCTCTTCTCTCCATTCCCCTCGGCGTTGCCCGGATCCTCGTCGCCGACCTGGCGGAGGCCGGACTTGTCGCCATCCACCAGCCCGGCGGCGACGAAGCCGTCGGCGGTCAGCCAGACGTGACACTGCTCGAAAGGGTGCTCAGTGGACTTCGCAAGCTCTAGCGGCGGCGCGGCCCGTTCAACCACCAGCGCGAAGATCGTGGTGGCGGGTGGCTTCGGCGTGGGCAAGACCACGTTCGTCGGCGCCGTCTCGGAGATCAACCCGCTGCGTACCGAGGCCGTGATGACGTCTGCTTCCGCGGGCATCGACGACCTCACGCACACCGGCGACAAGACGACGACGACTGTCGCGATGGACTTCGGCCGTATCACCCTGGACCAGGACCTGATCCTGTACCTCTTCGGTACGCCCGGACAGGACCGCTTCTGGTTCATGTGGGACGACCTGGTACGCGGCGCCATCGGCGCCGTCGTCCTCGTCGACACGCGCCGCCTCGCCGACTGCTTCCCCGCCGTCGACTACTTCGAGAACTCCGGCCTGCCGTTCGTCATCGCCCTCAACGGCTTCGACGGACACCAGCCCTACCAGCCGGAAGAGGTCCGCGAGGCCCTCCAGATCGGCCCGGACACCCCGATCATCATCACGGACGCCCGCCACCGCGCGGACGCCAAGAGCGCGCTCATCACCCTGGTCGAGCATGCGCTGATGGCACGACTGCGCTGACGCCGCGACGAG encodes:
- a CDS encoding DUF742 domain-containing protein; amino-acid sequence: MGTPPGNSPFNGFGAQQPHGNPGHNHFNFPSTPSRQGAQQPYRQSQSQQSPVGAPGSSRGGGTSGSGAHNPLVRPYAMTGGRTRPRYQLAIEALVSTTADPSRLQGQLPEHQRICRLCFEIKSVAEISALLSIPLGVARILVADLAEAGLVAIHQPGGDEAVGGQPDVTLLERVLSGLRKL
- a CDS encoding GTP-binding protein, which encodes MDFASSSGGAARSTTSAKIVVAGGFGVGKTTFVGAVSEINPLRTEAVMTSASAGIDDLTHTGDKTTTTVAMDFGRITLDQDLILYLFGTPGQDRFWFMWDDLVRGAIGAVVLVDTRRLADCFPAVDYFENSGLPFVIALNGFDGHQPYQPEEVREALQIGPDTPIIITDARHRADAKSALITLVEHALMARLR